A stretch of Flavobacterium sp. N1994 DNA encodes these proteins:
- a CDS encoding T9SS type B sorting domain-containing protein, producing the protein MVRPPGTVNTPPNGLIYNSSQEYIELYNSGCLPINVSGYFIAMKQTIGTINTGGTIRIPNVAAAIIPSGGHIVLASANPAGAAVGNVDIPLAAADYCFYNGNFVLANTDGWCALYNAAGVAIDCVYWSSSAANLTSNTSDYNTGPLCLPTGSPAVTLQTPFQLNTSNPSIIKYGGANPAAGSPLSRQQDGSSTWVQNLATSINSISATGHCNGGTCVTPSLPAAPVVTTPINYCQGATASALSATALTGGTLNWYGTNATGGTASATAPTPSTTTVGPTTYYVSQTIGGCESLRSAIVVNVNASSSSVVSCGIPTTTSVTFNWTAATGATGYTISYQVNALTPVNVGAVANTPTSYTVGSLNSGDSVTITVTPTGAAPTCFTSTTFSCATLVNNACGACATPTCPIVGVSSYANLNFSAGSCNTWTPQATNTTLTNYYLATSDASGFLGIAQQATSSPGLCIVRSAVIRPLATSCNVASSISPSATNANSVASGFNPEWYGLTPNTQYIVVETVVLSATCSLTSLCTNYYGCTTPATPTASVTVQPTCSTPTGTIVVSAPVGAGNLYSIDGVTYQASTTFTGLSPNNYTVTVKKTPTGCVSGGTILTVNAVPTITAPTASATVQPTCTTPTGTIVVTAPTGANLEYSVNGVTYQSSTTFTGLAPNNYNVTVRNTSNGCVSTATVVTINAVPTIATPTASATVQPSCATPTGTIVVTAPTGANLEYSVNGTTYQASATFTGLTPNNYNVTVRNTINGCVSTATIVAINAVPTIAVPTASATVQPTCAIPTGTIVVTAPTGANLEYSVNGTTYQTSVTFTGLATNNYNVTVRNTTNGCVSAATIVTINAVPTIAAPSASATVQPTCTTPTGTIVVSAPTGANYQYSINGVTYQASITFTGLAPNTYNVTVRNTTNSCASIPTIVTINAIPTIATPTASATVQPTCTTPTGTIVVTAPTGANLEYSINGTTYQTSTTFTGLTPNNYNVTVRNTTNGCVSTATIVAINAIPTIATPTASATVQPTCTTPTGTIVVSAPTGANLEYSVNGTTYQTSTTFTGLTPNNYNVTVRNTTNGCVSTATIVTVNAIPTLATPTASVTVQPTCTTPTGTIVVTAPTGANLEYSVNGTTYQTSTTFIGLTPNNYNVTVRNTSNGCVSLATPLTVNPIPSVAVPTVTTQQPDCTVLTGAIQVTSPLGTTLEYSNNGVSFQLTTGFLNLSPNNYVVTVRNTINGCTSSTAPIIIANSVNDVVVNPNPLPLQDCDPNNDGFVTFDLTQIINSITGGNPNYTVTFHETPDDALINGTTIPNPLIYDNINPFVQTIYVRVDSNTTTCYQIVPLQLIVNKTPVPTQPTPYALCDYTGAVGFETFDLTTKINEILGSINPALTSVSFYTSQPDADAGTNAITSISSYVNASPNTQTLYVRVETIATGCYDVVTLQLVVNPIPNSLQPNYPQYSLCDVDQSNIGFETFDLGSKINDILLGQTGMTVRFYISLGDAQNGTNEITNLLYQNQIQYVQTLGISITNNATGCSVISTMDIRVEPLPSLIPPTQPYTLCDDDQDGFTTFDLTSLLPGLLNSITTYTVSFHETPQDAASNGTTIPNPAQYININPFVQIIYARAEDNLTHCVSVIPIELDVNPSPKTPVSLVDITVCDTDNNPQDASTRVDLTQLTASVLSQQPLPATAYSVTYYTSLAIAQVGTAPIIPDTNYVGSNGQTIWVRVENNVTHCYNIGTFLLHINTPLLLTTPTPLSLCDDDANPNNQYHTFDLTVKNAQITQGLLGYTVTYYPSLLEAQTHTNPITTPTAYQNDLLHPAVQTLGVVVSSPAPANCESITTLDIRVLPIPTPNTNPAALAPKCDDNNPGDMLEYFDLTVNESYIRNNDPNLSFHYFPTQADAENNIVANEILTPTNALVGTNVWIRVENTRVDYQGNHCYVLVEQALKVNPLPTVVQPLAPYRVCDNDTDGLAPFDLTNPLLAPQILGAAQATTDFTISYYLTAAGANPLTNTGQLPLVSPYTNVTANSQNIYIRVVNNTTGCTNTGVLTLAVEQYATATGPQTFAECDNYNDPYDGIHQIDLTQYATAILNGQSPTVFLVSYYTSLADATAGTNALTLAQAQAYQTDPDTDTIWVKVENSSNTITPLCYAITTIDITVERYPNPIIVTDNGVNTICVNFDTNAVVRPLTLDSGIANPGNYTFEWFEDAATTPITGATGPTYTVNTSSATGATRNYTVHVTSNSALACDTTSASFAVIQSGQASIPTGTIGYTVTNAFTEQQIITVLIQGYGTYEYSLDDGPRQASTIFDSVSLGTHVIHVWDTEGGIAYSCEELIIEDVQIIDYPHYFTPNGDGIHDTWNIVGLGGQPDARIYIFDRYGKLLKQISSAGNGWDGTYNGHLLPSDDYWFSVDYIENASAKQFKAHFSLKR; encoded by the coding sequence ATGGTACGACCCCCAGGAACGGTTAACACCCCTCCAAATGGGCTGATTTATAATAGCAGTCAGGAATATATAGAGCTTTATAATAGCGGTTGTTTGCCAATAAATGTTTCTGGTTATTTTATAGCCATGAAACAAACCATCGGGACTATAAATACTGGTGGAACAATAAGAATTCCAAATGTTGCCGCAGCTATAATTCCCTCAGGAGGGCATATAGTTTTAGCTTCTGCAAATCCTGCTGGTGCAGCTGTTGGGAATGTAGATATTCCTTTAGCAGCAGCGGATTATTGTTTTTATAATGGAAATTTTGTTCTTGCAAATACGGATGGATGGTGTGCACTTTATAATGCGGCAGGTGTTGCAATTGATTGCGTTTATTGGTCCTCTAGTGCTGCTAATCTTACATCCAATACTTCTGATTATAATACAGGTCCACTATGTTTGCCTACAGGAAGCCCTGCTGTTACTTTACAAACCCCTTTTCAATTAAATACTTCAAATCCATCGATTATAAAATATGGAGGAGCAAATCCTGCTGCTGGTAGTCCTTTGAGTAGACAACAAGATGGCTCAAGTACTTGGGTTCAAAATTTAGCTACTTCAATTAATTCGATTTCTGCAACGGGTCATTGTAATGGTGGTACTTGTGTTACTCCGTCATTACCTGCAGCCCCTGTTGTCACAACTCCAATTAATTATTGTCAAGGCGCCACTGCTTCAGCTCTTTCTGCAACTGCATTAACGGGAGGTACTTTAAATTGGTATGGGACGAATGCAACTGGAGGTACTGCTAGTGCTACTGCACCAACACCTTCTACTACTACAGTAGGGCCTACTACTTATTATGTTAGTCAAACGATAGGCGGATGTGAAAGCCTTAGATCCGCTATTGTTGTGAACGTCAATGCCTCATCTAGTAGTGTTGTTAGTTGTGGGATTCCAACAACTACCTCTGTAACTTTTAATTGGACGGCAGCAACAGGAGCAACAGGATATACTATTTCATACCAAGTTAATGCGTTAACACCAGTAAACGTTGGCGCAGTTGCGAATACACCAACCTCATATACCGTTGGTTCATTGAATTCTGGTGATAGTGTAACTATTACGGTTACACCAACCGGTGCAGCCCCTACTTGTTTTACTTCAACCACTTTTTCTTGTGCTACACTTGTTAATAATGCCTGTGGTGCTTGTGCAACTCCAACTTGCCCTATAGTTGGTGTGTCTAGTTATGCCAACTTGAATTTTTCAGCTGGGTCTTGTAATACTTGGACACCTCAAGCCACAAATACGACACTTACTAATTATTATTTGGCAACCTCTGATGCTTCCGGTTTTCTTGGAATAGCTCAACAAGCTACTAGTTCTCCGGGTTTATGTATAGTGCGTTCTGCCGTTATTAGACCTTTGGCAACCTCTTGTAATGTAGCTTCTTCTATTTCTCCTTCTGCTACCAATGCGAATAGTGTTGCGTCTGGATTTAATCCTGAATGGTATGGATTGACACCTAATACACAATACATAGTTGTTGAAACCGTAGTTTTGAGTGCCACTTGTTCATTAACTTCATTATGTACAAACTATTATGGATGTACAACCCCTGCAACTCCTACAGCTAGTGTAACTGTTCAGCCAACTTGTTCTACTCCTACAGGTACTATAGTTGTTTCAGCACCAGTTGGAGCTGGAAATTTATATAGTATTGATGGTGTTACCTATCAAGCTAGTACCACATTCACCGGATTATCGCCTAATAACTATACTGTTACTGTTAAGAAAACACCAACAGGCTGTGTCTCAGGCGGAACAATACTAACTGTAAATGCTGTCCCAACTATTACTGCGCCAACCGCTAGTGCTACAGTTCAACCCACATGTACTACACCTACAGGAACAATAGTTGTAACCGCTCCAACGGGAGCCAATCTTGAATATAGTGTTAATGGTGTCACATATCAATCTAGTACAACCTTCACAGGATTGGCACCCAATAATTATAATGTAACAGTTAGAAATACCTCTAATGGTTGCGTTTCAACGGCAACTGTTGTTACTATTAATGCTGTTCCGACTATTGCAACACCAACTGCTAGCGCGACAGTACAACCATCGTGTGCCACGCCAACAGGAACCATAGTGGTTACAGCACCAACAGGGGCAAATTTGGAATATAGCGTTAATGGGACTACCTACCAAGCCAGTGCAACCTTTACAGGATTAACACCCAATAATTATAATGTTACTGTTAGAAATACTATAAACGGTTGTGTTTCAACAGCCACAATTGTTGCTATAAATGCTGTGCCAACTATTGCTGTTCCCACAGCTAGTGCAACTGTGCAGCCAACATGTGCTATACCCACAGGAACTATTGTTGTAACAGCTCCAACAGGAGCCAATCTGGAATATAGTGTTAATGGAACTACCTACCAAACTAGTGTAACTTTTACAGGATTAGCAACAAACAATTATAATGTTACAGTTAGGAATACTACTAATGGATGTGTTTCAGCCGCAACAATAGTTACTATAAATGCCGTACCTACCATTGCCGCTCCTTCTGCCAGCGCTACTGTACAACCAACATGTACCACTCCAACAGGGACTATAGTTGTTTCAGCACCTACAGGGGCAAATTATCAATACAGCATCAATGGGGTTACTTATCAAGCTAGTATCACTTTTACTGGATTGGCACCCAATACTTATAATGTAACCGTTAGAAATACTACCAATAGTTGTGCTTCTATCCCAACTATAGTTACTATAAATGCTATCCCAACCATTGCAACACCAACGGCTAGTGCTACAGTTCAACCAACATGTACCACGCCAACTGGAACTATAGTAGTTACAGCTCCAACGGGAGCCAACTTAGAATATAGTATTAATGGAACTACTTACCAAACTAGTACGACTTTTACAGGATTAACTCCAAATAATTATAATGTTACGGTTAGAAATACCACTAATGGTTGTGTTTCAACAGCTACGATTGTTGCTATAAATGCTATCCCAACCATTGCAACACCTACTGCTAGTGCTACCGTTCAACCTACTTGTACCACCCCAACAGGAACTATAGTGGTTTCAGCACCAACAGGAGCCAATTTAGAATATAGTGTTAATGGAACTACCTACCAAACTAGTACCACTTTTACAGGATTAACTCCAAATAATTATAATGTTACGGTTAGAAATACGACTAATGGCTGTGTTTCAACAGCTACGATTGTTACTGTAAATGCTATACCAACCCTTGCTACTCCAACGGCTAGTGTTACTGTTCAGCCGACTTGTACTACACCAACCGGAACTATAGTTGTCACTGCTCCAACGGGTGCGAATTTAGAATATAGTGTTAATGGAACTACCTACCAGACTAGTACAACCTTTATAGGATTAACTCCAAATAATTATAATGTTACGGTTAGAAATACTAGTAATGGTTGTGTTTCTTTAGCGACTCCTTTAACGGTTAATCCAATTCCAAGTGTTGCAGTGCCTACAGTAACTACTCAACAACCCGATTGTACTGTATTAACTGGAGCCATTCAAGTTACTTCCCCTTTAGGGACTACTTTAGAATATAGTAACAATGGAGTATCCTTTCAATTGACAACAGGATTTTTAAATTTATCTCCTAACAATTATGTGGTTACCGTTAGAAATACTATAAATGGTTGCACCAGTTCTACAGCGCCTATTATAATTGCCAATAGTGTTAATGATGTTGTTGTAAATCCAAACCCTCTTCCATTACAGGATTGCGATCCTAATAATGATGGTTTTGTAACTTTTGATTTAACACAGATTATCAATAGTATTACTGGAGGTAATCCAAATTACACTGTTACTTTTCATGAAACACCAGACGATGCCTTAATCAATGGAACCACTATTCCGAATCCTTTGATTTACGACAACATAAATCCATTTGTTCAAACTATTTATGTTAGAGTTGATTCCAATACAACAACGTGTTATCAAATAGTACCCCTTCAATTAATAGTCAACAAGACTCCAGTTCCGACCCAACCAACGCCATATGCATTGTGTGATTACACCGGAGCCGTTGGCTTTGAGACTTTTGATTTAACCACAAAAATTAATGAGATATTGGGTAGTATTAACCCGGCATTAACAAGCGTAAGTTTCTACACAAGTCAACCGGATGCTGATGCAGGAACCAATGCTATCACTAGTATTTCTAGTTATGTGAATGCTAGTCCAAACACCCAAACGCTTTATGTTCGAGTGGAGACTATCGCTACGGGATGCTATGATGTAGTAACCTTGCAATTAGTAGTGAATCCGATACCGAATTCACTTCAGCCGAACTACCCACAGTATTCTCTTTGTGATGTTGACCAAAGTAATATCGGCTTTGAGACCTTTGATTTAGGCAGTAAGATCAATGATATTTTATTAGGACAAACCGGAATGACGGTTAGGTTTTATATCAGTTTAGGAGATGCTCAGAATGGGACTAATGAAATTACCAACTTACTGTATCAAAACCAGATACAGTATGTTCAAACCTTAGGGATAAGCATTACCAATAATGCCACAGGATGTTCTGTTATCTCTACGATGGATATTAGAGTAGAGCCTTTACCAAGTTTAATTCCACCTACACAGCCTTACACACTTTGCGATGATGATCAAGATGGGTTTACTACTTTTGATTTAACGAGTTTGTTACCAGGATTGTTAAATTCGATTACTACTTATACAGTGAGTTTCCATGAAACGCCACAAGATGCTGCTAGTAATGGTACTACGATTCCTAATCCGGCGCAGTATATTAATATCAATCCGTTTGTTCAGATTATTTATGCCAGAGCGGAAGATAATTTAACCCACTGCGTTAGTGTTATTCCCATAGAGTTGGATGTTAATCCGAGTCCAAAAACGCCAGTATCTTTAGTTGATATTACAGTATGTGATACGGATAACAATCCACAAGATGCAAGTACAAGAGTTGATTTAACCCAATTAACCGCTAGTGTTCTATCACAACAACCTTTGCCAGCTACAGCCTATAGTGTAACGTATTACACCAGCTTAGCTATAGCCCAAGTAGGAACCGCACCGATTATACCAGACACGAACTATGTTGGCAGTAATGGTCAGACGATATGGGTTAGAGTAGAGAACAATGTGACCCATTGTTATAATATAGGCACCTTCTTGTTGCATATTAATACTCCACTGTTGCTTACTACTCCCACTCCGCTTAGTTTGTGTGATGATGATGCTAATCCAAACAATCAATACCATACTTTTGATTTAACGGTAAAAAATGCTCAAATCACCCAAGGATTATTAGGATATACCGTAACGTATTATCCAAGTTTACTAGAAGCACAAACCCATACTAATCCAATTACTACACCAACAGCGTATCAAAATGACCTATTACATCCAGCGGTACAAACCTTGGGAGTAGTGGTTAGTAGTCCAGCACCGGCGAATTGTGAAAGTATCACGACCTTGGATATTAGAGTCTTACCAATTCCAACTCCAAATACCAATCCAGCGGCTTTGGCACCAAAATGTGATGATAATAATCCGGGGGATATGCTAGAGTATTTTGATTTAACGGTTAATGAAAGCTACATTAGAAATAATGACCCGAACTTAAGTTTCCATTACTTCCCAACACAAGCAGATGCAGAAAATAATATTGTAGCCAACGAAATACTAACCCCAACCAACGCTTTAGTGGGGACTAATGTTTGGATACGAGTAGAGAACACCAGAGTGGACTATCAAGGGAATCACTGTTATGTACTGGTTGAACAAGCTTTGAAAGTGAATCCACTGCCAACGGTAGTACAACCATTAGCTCCTTATAGAGTATGTGATAATGATACCGATGGATTAGCCCCATTTGATTTGACTAACCCATTGTTAGCCCCACAGATACTAGGAGCAGCACAAGCTACTACAGACTTTACGATAAGCTACTACTTAACAGCAGCAGGCGCTAATCCACTGACTAATACAGGACAACTACCGCTAGTATCTCCGTATACTAATGTTACTGCCAATTCACAAAACATCTACATTAGAGTAGTAAACAATACCACAGGATGTACTAATACAGGAGTACTTACTTTAGCCGTAGAACAATATGCTACCGCTACAGGGCCACAAACTTTTGCAGAATGTGATAATTATAATGACCCTTATGATGGTATCCACCAAATTGACTTGACTCAATATGCTACGGCTATCCTTAATGGACAAAGCCCAACGGTATTCTTAGTAAGTTATTATACTAGTTTGGCAGACGCTACAGCAGGGACAAATGCCTTAACACTAGCCCAAGCTCAAGCCTATCAAACCGATCCAGATACCGATACAATATGGGTTAAGGTAGAGAACAGCAGTAATACCATTACGCCTTTATGTTATGCTATTACCACTATTGATATCACCGTGGAGCGTTATCCTAATCCTATTATCGTAACGGATAATGGTGTGAATACGATTTGTGTTAACTTTGATACCAACGCAGTAGTAAGACCATTAACACTAGATAGTGGTATTGCTAATCCCGGGAATTATACTTTTGAATGGTTTGAGGATGCAGCCACTACTCCGATAACAGGGGCAACAGGACCAACGTATACGGTGAACACTTCATCGGCAACGGGAGCTACTAGAAATTATACGGTGCATGTTACTAGTAATAGTGCACTGGCTTGTGATACTACCTCGGCCTCGTTTGCGGTGATACAATCAGGGCAAGCTTCTATTCCGACTGGAACTATTGGGTATACAGTAACTAATGCCTTTACTGAACAACAAATTATTACGGTACTTATTCAAGGATATGGAACGTATGAATACAGTTTGGATGATGGACCAAGACAGGCGAGCACTATTTTTGACAGTGTTTCGTTAGGAACCCATGTGATCCATGTTTGGGACACTGAAGGCGGCATCGCTTATAGTTGTGAGGAGCTTATAATAGAAGATGTACAAATCATTGATTACCCACATTACTTTACTCCGAATGGTGATGGCATACACGATACTTGGAATATTGTTGGATTAGGTGGACAACCGGATGCGAGGATTTACATCTTTGATCGCTATGGCAAGTTGTTGAAACAAATTAGTTCTGCCGGAAATGGCTGGGATGGAACTTACAATGGACATCTCTTACCATCGGATGATTACTGGTTTAGTGTTGATTATATTGAGAACGCTAGTGCCAAACAATTTAAAGCACACTTTAGCCTTAAGCGATAG
- a CDS encoding OmpA family protein, which yields MKNLYIALSFVVISLTVSAQNKNTKSADKLFNRFEYVDAAKEYLKLVDNGKADPYVYKQLADTYYNMFNSTEAVKWYAKATETNQEAETYYRYAQMLKANGKYEDANKQMQKFAAAAPSDSRAKAFKENPNYVPRLLDKTKLYNVNPSDISSDKSDFGAVLYDNSLYFASARNGARKTYGWTDEPFLDIYKADYNADGTITNASPLTDLNSKWHDGPITISADGNTAYFASESFKEKISEKDKKANAKFSQVYLFKAVKTGDKWGDITALPFNDKTFSNSNPSLSRDGKTLYFSSNRPSSVGGTDIWKVAINADGTYGEPQNLGVKVNTEGNETFPFIADDNKTLYFASSGKQGFGGLDVYQIDLSNGSEASNLGKPVNTEKDDFAFTFNESKKAGFLSSNRNGNDDIFAVSPICGVDVQIVVTDAKTGAILANASVSILDDKKNVIATEMANAKGEVKYRVECDRAYVVQASKDGYEGSTFAVTKSKGPSATVAAALQPIDVIVTETEIILKPIYFEFDKSNITQEGAFELDKLVQVMKNNDKMVIMAKSHTDNRGSDKYNLALSDRRAKSTVQYIVSKGIAADRISGKGMGELEPKVDCGKDCTEAQHAQNRRSEFLIVK from the coding sequence ATGAAAAATCTATATATAGCATTAAGTTTTGTGGTCATCAGTCTTACTGTTTCGGCGCAAAATAAAAACACTAAATCAGCTGATAAATTATTCAATAGATTTGAATATGTTGATGCAGCCAAAGAATATCTAAAATTGGTTGATAACGGCAAAGCAGACCCTTACGTTTACAAACAATTAGCCGATACCTATTACAACATGTTTAATTCTACGGAAGCTGTTAAATGGTATGCCAAAGCTACAGAGACTAATCAAGAGGCCGAAACATATTACCGCTATGCTCAAATGCTAAAAGCTAATGGGAAATATGAGGATGCTAACAAACAAATGCAAAAGTTTGCGGCTGCAGCTCCAAGTGATTCTCGAGCTAAGGCATTTAAAGAAAATCCTAATTACGTTCCAAGATTATTGGATAAAACCAAATTATACAATGTTAATCCTTCTGATATCAGTAGCGATAAGTCTGATTTTGGAGCGGTGCTTTACGACAACAGTTTGTATTTTGCTAGCGCTAGAAACGGAGCTAGAAAAACGTATGGTTGGACAGATGAGCCTTTCTTAGACATTTATAAAGCAGATTACAATGCTGATGGCACTATCACCAATGCTTCTCCACTAACCGATTTAAATTCTAAATGGCATGATGGTCCAATCACTATTAGTGCTGATGGAAATACGGCTTACTTTGCCAGTGAGAGTTTTAAAGAAAAGATATCGGAAAAAGATAAAAAAGCCAATGCTAAATTCAGTCAAGTGTACTTATTCAAAGCGGTTAAAACTGGAGATAAATGGGGAGACATTACGGCTTTACCGTTTAATGATAAAACCTTTTCCAACAGTAATCCAAGTTTAAGTCGTGATGGTAAAACATTGTACTTTTCTTCAAACCGACCTTCAAGTGTTGGTGGAACAGATATTTGGAAAGTAGCTATTAATGCAGACGGAACGTATGGTGAACCTCAAAACTTAGGGGTAAAAGTAAATACCGAAGGCAATGAGACTTTTCCTTTTATAGCCGATGATAACAAAACATTATATTTTGCTTCGAGTGGTAAACAAGGATTTGGTGGCTTAGATGTGTATCAAATAGATTTATCTAATGGTTCTGAAGCTAGTAATTTGGGTAAACCAGTAAATACGGAGAAAGATGATTTTGCTTTCACGTTTAATGAAAGTAAAAAAGCAGGTTTCTTATCTAGTAATCGTAATGGAAACGACGATATCTTCGCTGTAAGTCCGATTTGTGGTGTAGATGTTCAAATTGTAGTTACAGACGCTAAAACAGGGGCTATTTTAGCTAATGCTAGCGTTTCTATATTGGATGACAAGAAAAATGTTATCGCTACTGAAATGGCTAATGCTAAAGGTGAAGTAAAATATAGAGTGGAATGTGACCGCGCTTATGTAGTGCAAGCTTCAAAAGACGGGTATGAAGGCAGTACTTTTGCTGTGACTAAAAGTAAAGGACCATCTGCTACTGTGGCTGCTGCTTTACAACCTATCGATGTTATTGTAACGGAAACAGAAATTATTTTGAAGCCGATTTACTTTGAATTTGACAAAAGCAATATCACACAGGAAGGCGCTTTTGAGTTAGACAAACTAGTTCAGGTGATGAAAAACAATGATAAAATGGTGATCATGGCCAAATCACATACCGATAACAGAGGAAGCGATAAATACAACTTAGCGTTATCTGATAGAAGAGCAAAATCTACTGTTCAATACATTGTTTCGAAAGGAATTGCTGCTGATAGAATTTCAGGAAAAGGAATGGGTGAATTAGAACCAAAAGTAGATTGCGGAAAAGATTGTACTGAAGCACAACATGCACAAAACAGACGTTCTGAATTCTTGATTGTGAAGTAA
- a CDS encoding type IX secretion system membrane protein PorP/SprF: MKKLYFIAILALAITELKAQQDPHYTQYMYNMSVINPAYAGSKESLSGGLLYRAQWVGIEGAPTTGTFFLHSPVGRNVGLGLSVISDKIGPVEENNIYGDFSYTLNLGGEHRLAFGLKAGATMHKIDFATIYPTLPNPSTSDPFYASNPNSTFLNIGSGLFYYTNKYYIAFSVPNMLRSKYLDFNGRQYGTDVIHYFLTGGYVFDLNPNLKFKPFAMIKSSVNAPTSFDVSTNFMFYDKLELGATYRLEDSFGAMVNFAITPSLRIGYAYDHIISDLKVVAPASHEFMLLFDLNFPKKVSRSPRYF, translated from the coding sequence ATGAAGAAACTATATTTCATTGCGATATTGGCTTTAGCGATTACCGAGTTAAAAGCACAGCAAGACCCGCATTACACGCAATACATGTATAACATGAGTGTGATAAATCCGGCATATGCTGGTTCAAAAGAAAGTTTATCTGGAGGTTTACTTTACAGAGCCCAATGGGTGGGAATAGAAGGAGCGCCAACAACAGGTACCTTCTTTCTCCATAGTCCTGTGGGTAGAAATGTTGGTTTGGGACTTTCTGTAATTTCAGATAAGATTGGTCCTGTTGAAGAAAACAACATTTATGGTGATTTCTCATACACCCTAAATTTAGGAGGAGAACATAGATTAGCCTTTGGTTTAAAAGCGGGAGCTACTATGCATAAAATTGATTTTGCAACGATTTACCCAACGTTGCCTAATCCTTCTACGAGTGATCCGTTTTATGCATCAAATCCGAATAGTACGTTTTTAAATATTGGTTCAGGACTTTTCTACTATACCAATAAATATTATATCGCTTTTTCTGTTCCAAACATGTTAAGATCTAAATATTTAGATTTCAATGGAAGACAATACGGGACGGATGTCATACATTATTTCTTAACTGGAGGGTATGTGTTTGATTTAAATCCGAATTTAAAATTCAAACCATTTGCCATGATAAAATCGTCAGTTAACGCACCAACATCTTTTGATGTTTCTACAAACTTTATGTTTTATGATAAGTTAGAGTTAGGAGCAACTTATAGATTGGAAGACTCTTTTGGGGCTATGGTGAATTTTGCCATTACACCAAGTTTAAGAATCGGATATGCTTATGATCACATCATTTCTGATTTAAAAGTAGTAGCACCAGCTTCTCATGAGTTCATGCTATTATTTGATTTGAACTTCCCGAAAAAAGTATCACGTTCACCAAGATATTTCTAA